The Pseudomonas alkylphenolica genomic sequence CTGCAGCAACTGGCCGAACTGGCGGGTATCACCGTGGACTGGATTGATACCAACGGCCGCGCGCAACGCGTCAGTGATACTGCCTTGCGCCAGGTCCTGGCCGGGCTTGGGCATCCGGCCGACGATGCCCAACAGATCAGCGCCAGCCTGCACGCACTCAAGGTTGCCCATGATGCCCGGCACTTGCCGCCACTGTTTACCGTCGATGTGGAACAGGCGCTGGATCTGTCGGCGTACTTTCCCGCAGCCAGCCCGTGCCGAGTGCAGCAAGAAGACGGCACCGAGCTACAACTGCAACTGGACGACCACAGTGCGTTCCCCGCCGGGCTACCGATCGGTTATCACCGCGTAGAGATCGGCGACCGGCACTTCACCCTCGCCGTCACCCCGACACGCTGCTTCAGCCTGCAGGACGCCCTGAACACCCCGACACCCCGGTGCTGGGGTATCAGCGCCCAGCTCTACAGCCTGCGCCGTAACGGTGATGGCGGTTTCGGCGACTGCCTGGCGCTGGAGCAACTAGCCCGCAGCGCCGCCGAGCGTGGTGCCGATGCCTTGGCCATCAGCCCGCTGCACGCCATGTTCGCCAGCGATACCCGGCGCTACAGTCCGTATTCGCCGTCCAGCCGCCTGTGGCTCAACAGCGTGTACGCCAGCCCTGCCGCCCTGTTGGGTGAACGCGCCGTGCGTATGGCGATCGAGACCCTGGGGCTGGAGGAACAACTCCAGCAGCTCGAACAGCAACCCTTGATCGACTGGCCCACGGCTGCGGCTGCACGCTACCAGCTGCTACGCCTGCTGTTTGAAGACTTCATCGACGGCGATGATCCGCTTCGGGCCGATTTCGACAGCTACTGTGAACAGGCCGGCATTGCCCTTGAGCAACACTGCTGTTTTGAAGCACTGCAGGAGCAAGCTGGGGGGATAAGCCAGGACTGGCGGCAATGGCCCGCTGCCTGGCACGACCCGCACAGCCCCGAGGTGCGTGTTTTTGCCGAACAGAATGCACAGCAGATCCAGTTTCATGCCTTCTGCCAATGGATGATCGAACGC encodes the following:
- the malQ gene encoding 4-alpha-glucanotransferase, with the translated sequence MTDALLQQLAELAGITVDWIDTNGRAQRVSDTALRQVLAGLGHPADDAQQISASLHALKVAHDARHLPPLFTVDVEQALDLSAYFPAASPCRVQQEDGTELQLQLDDHSAFPAGLPIGYHRVEIGDRHFTLAVTPTRCFSLQDALNTPTPRCWGISAQLYSLRRNGDGGFGDCLALEQLARSAAERGADALAISPLHAMFASDTRRYSPYSPSSRLWLNSVYASPAALLGERAVRMAIETLGLEEQLQQLEQQPLIDWPTAAAARYQLLRLLFEDFIDGDDPLRADFDSYCEQAGIALEQHCCFEALQEQAGGISQDWRQWPAAWHDPHSPEVRVFAEQNAQQIQFHAFCQWMIERSLQRAQDAARSHGMAIGLIADLAVGADGAGSQAWSRQDELLAGLNVGAPADALNRAGQNWGICAFSPEGLRRNGYRAFIEMLRANFAHAGGLRIDHVMGLQRLWLVPQGAHASEGAYLNYPLDDLLRLLCLESVRHRAIVLGEDLGTVPEGLREKLAQRAILGMRILQFEQERPGHFKPILDWPDNALATSSTHDLPPLAGWLQARDIDWNQRLALIDATSERHWRDLRQQERQGLQQTLEHNYAVQPDPDSLIDACVRYLGHTRAPLVLIPLEDLLGIDEQPNLPGTIDGHPNWRRRFSLPATTLLDDTDAARRLELLAQAREQAWERDR